In Octopus bimaculoides isolate UCB-OBI-ISO-001 chromosome 14, ASM119413v2, whole genome shotgun sequence, the following are encoded in one genomic region:
- the LOC106872380 gene encoding protocadherin gamma-A11 isoform X17, protein MLMQVCMLLFCMHSYECVDFTYHVNENENPGIYFGDLGIDTRFMESISSKDHSLIWFSQLQEDKIGNLLFNVSKTGRLYTAKSLDAESLCKYNTECSVMVDIAVRKGKSFAKILEVKVIIEDINDNEPIFPDNEVNINFDETDGRGTMRAIPNAVDKDVHLLNSQISYELIKQEDDPFTLAVSRRVDSSYSLSITLENKLDREIKDNYMLQIIAKDGGTPSKHGILDVQISVTDENDNPPIFSEDIYNITVNNRQAKEIPVLILSATDLDSGKNGNVSYYFSSMTSDRAKSFFEIKKNTGEIFLRKKFKPEKKQTYKLFIEARDNGSPPLSSVVPVVVNIINKQNNAPVIEVNFSELTGNTATISEAMEVGSFIAYVKVVDNDIGLNGQVTCDLQHNKFTLQSLGQKRYKVSVKKTVDRESESRINFTITCSDRGTPSLKTEHKFSLKVTDVNDVKPQFTKETFKFLTYENEKSNFPVGFINATDPDLGIGGDLTYALLSSNQHVLPFEISDYGFILAKQSLDREQQSIYKFKVLVKDNGTPSLNDTANVIVEVMDENDNAPYFVFPSVDPFSLDVYYQPQSSNDITTLRASDRDIRQNAFLKYGIMKGNNRQLFSVNPYTGVLSFSRTVYQNDAGSYALKFFVKDSGTPVLSATTTLSLTLTVSNKSSTKFTAVNLQSDDKIHINLFIIIIVAAVTVSVLLVVSITICIVRRNNLQGSQHIFRTDPQKRHVGRNTESEYSCAKQVSSIHESPDVLQNIDKDEDLPHMWSRGNLSLEHKSSQKLRDPSIEIHCQTLTSGNIPAAYPGLHYPMCL, encoded by the coding sequence ATGTTAATGCAGGTGTGTATGTTGCTGTTTTGCATGCATTCCTATGAATGTGTAGATTTTACATACcatgtaaatgaaaatgaaaatccagGAATATATTTTGGTGATTTAGGCATAGATACTAGATTCATGGAGAGCATTTCATCTAAAGATCATAGTTTGATATGGTTTAGCCAACTCCAGGAAGATAAGATAGGAAActtattgtttaatgtttctaAAACTGGAAGACTTTACACTGCTAAGTCACTAGATGCTGAGTCCCTCTGTAAGTACAACACTGAGTGCTCAGTCATGGTCGATATTGCTGTGAGAAAAGGAAAATCATTTGCCAAAATTTTAGAGGTGAAGGTTATTATAgaagatattaatgataatgaaccAATTTTTCCAGATAATGAAGTAAATATAAACTTTGATGAAACAGATGGCAGAGGAACTATGCGTGCTATACCAAATGCTGTAGATAAAGATGTTCATTTATTAAATTCACAAATCTCTTATGAATTAATAAAACAGGAAGATGACCCATTCACTTTAGCTGTTTCTAGAAGAGTCGACAGTTCTTACTCTCTAAGTATAACATTAGAAAATAAGTtagacagagaaataaaagacaattatATGTTACAAATAATTGCTAAAGATGGGGGTACTCCATCAAAACATGGTATTTTGGATGTTCAAATATCAGTTACAGATGAAAATGACAATCCACCAATATTTTCTGAAGACATTTACAACATTACAGTGAATAACAGACAAGCAAAAGAGATACCAGTTCTTATCTTGTCAGCTACTGATTTAGATTCAGGTAAAAATGGAAATGTATCATACTATTTTAGTTCCATGACATCTGATAGAGCAAAATcgttttttgaaataaaaaaaaatactggagaaATCTTTCTTCGCAAAAAATTTaaaccagaaaagaaacaaacttatAAACTATTTATTGAAGCCAGAGATAATGGCAGTCCTCCTCTGAGCTCTGTTGTACCAGTTGTggtaaatattatcaataaacaaaacaatgctCCAGTGATTGAAGTAAATTTTTCAGAATTAACTGGAAACACAGCAACAATATCTGAAGCAATGGAAGTTGGCAGCTTCATTGCATATGTGAAAGTTGTTGACAATGATATTGGTTTGAATGGACAAGTGACATGTGACCTCCAGCATAATAAGTTCACTCTTCAGAGTCTTGGTCAGAAGAGATACAAAGTATCAGTAAAGAAGACTGTTGAtcgagaaagtgaaagtagaataaATTTCACAATAACTTGCAGTGACAGAGGAACTCCTTCTTTGAAAACAGAACATAAGTTTTCTCTCAAAGTAACTGATGTCAATGATGTAAAGCCACAATTCACAAAAGAAACATTCAAATTTTTAACATATGAAAACGAAAAGTCTAATTTCCCTGTTGGGTTCATTAATGCTACAGATCCTGACTTAGGGATTGGTGGAGACCTTACATATGCTTTACTTAGCAGTAACCAGCATGTTCTTCCTTTTGAAATTTCTGACTATGGATTTATTTTAGCAAAACAATCATTAGATCGGGAGCAGCAGAGTATTTATAAATTCAAAGTTTTAGTAAAGGACAATGGAACCCCTTCGTTAAATGATACAGCAAATGTTATTGTCGAAGTTAtggatgaaaatgacaatgctcCATATTTTGTCTTTCCCAGTGTGGATCCTTTCAGTCTTGATGTTTACTACCAACCTCAGAGTAGCAATGATATAACAACATTAAGAGCTTCAGACAGAGATATTCGGCAGAATGCCTTTCTGAAGTATGGAATAATGAAAGGTAACAATAGACAATTGTTTTCAGTGAATCCATACACTGGCGTCTTGTCCTTTTCTCGTACAGTTTACcaaaacgatgctggatcatatgCACTCAAGTTTTTCGTCAAAGACAGTGGTACTCCAGTTTTATCAGCAACAACTACTTTGTCTTTAACATTGACTGTAAGTAACAAATCTTCAACAAAATTTACTGCAGTTAATTTACAATCAGATGACAAAATAcatattaatctatttattataataattgttgcTGCAGTGACAGTGTCAGTATTACTGGTTGTCTCCATAACTATCTGCATTGTCAGAAGAAACAATCTACAAGGCAGCCAACATATATTTAGAACAGATCCACAGAAACGCCATGTTGGCAGGAATACAGAATCAGAATATTCTTGTGCAAAGCAAGTTTCATCTATTCATGAGAGCCCTGATGTCTTACAAAACATTGACAAAGATGAAGATCTGCCTCACATGTGGTCTAGAGGAAATCTTTCCTTAGAACATAAATCAAGCCAAAAACTCCGGGATCCTTCAATTGAGATCCACTGTCAAACACTTACCAGTGGAAATATTCct
- the LOC106872380 gene encoding protocadherin beta-15 isoform X10, giving the protein MLMQVCMLLFCMHSYECVDFTYHVNENENPGIYFGDLGIDTRFMESISSKDHSLIWFSQLQEDKIGNLLFNVSKTGRLYTAKSLDAESLCKYNTECSVMVDIAVRKGKSFAKILEVKVIIEDINDNEPIFPDNEVNINFDETDGRGTMRAIPNAVDKDVHLLNSQISYELIKQEDDPFTLAVSRRVDSSYSLSITLENKLDREIKDNYMLQIIAKDGGTPSKHGILDVQISVTDENDNPPIFSEDIYNITVNNRQAKEIPVLILSATDLDSGKNGNVSYYFSSMTSDRAKSFFEIKKNTGEIFLRKKFKPEKKQTYKLFIEARDNGSPPLSSVVPVVVNIINKQNNAPVIEVNFSELTGNTATISEAMEVGSFIAYVKVVDNDIGLNGQVTCDLQHNKFTLQSLGQKRYKVSVKKTVDRESESRINFTITCSDRGTPSLKTEHKFSLKVTDVNDVKPQFTKETFKFLTYENEKSNFPVGFINATDPDLGIGGDLTYALLSSNQHVLPFEISDYGFILAKQSLDREQQSIYKFKVLVKDNGTPSLNDTANVIVEVMDENDNAPYFVFPSVDPFSLDVYYQPQSSNDITTLRASDRDIRQNAFLKYGIMKGNNRQLFSVNPYTGVLSFSRTVYQNDAGSYALKFFVKDSGTPVLSATTTLSLTLTVSNKSSTKFTAVNLQSDDKIHINLFIIIIVAAVTVSVLLVVSITICIVRRNNLQGSQHIFRTDPQKRHVGRNTESEYSCAKQVSSIHESPDVLQNIDKDEDLPHMWSRGNLSLEHKSSQKLRDPSIEIHCQTLTSGNIPKYSQPAARISAGRKDKDVAVNSPYYREITKPSHADQSCNKGRTDQFDDLSR; this is encoded by the coding sequence ATGTTAATGCAGGTGTGTATGTTGCTGTTTTGCATGCATTCCTATGAATGTGTAGATTTTACATACcatgtaaatgaaaatgaaaatccagGAATATATTTTGGTGATTTAGGCATAGATACTAGATTCATGGAGAGCATTTCATCTAAAGATCATAGTTTGATATGGTTTAGCCAACTCCAGGAAGATAAGATAGGAAActtattgtttaatgtttctaAAACTGGAAGACTTTACACTGCTAAGTCACTAGATGCTGAGTCCCTCTGTAAGTACAACACTGAGTGCTCAGTCATGGTCGATATTGCTGTGAGAAAAGGAAAATCATTTGCCAAAATTTTAGAGGTGAAGGTTATTATAgaagatattaatgataatgaaccAATTTTTCCAGATAATGAAGTAAATATAAACTTTGATGAAACAGATGGCAGAGGAACTATGCGTGCTATACCAAATGCTGTAGATAAAGATGTTCATTTATTAAATTCACAAATCTCTTATGAATTAATAAAACAGGAAGATGACCCATTCACTTTAGCTGTTTCTAGAAGAGTCGACAGTTCTTACTCTCTAAGTATAACATTAGAAAATAAGTtagacagagaaataaaagacaattatATGTTACAAATAATTGCTAAAGATGGGGGTACTCCATCAAAACATGGTATTTTGGATGTTCAAATATCAGTTACAGATGAAAATGACAATCCACCAATATTTTCTGAAGACATTTACAACATTACAGTGAATAACAGACAAGCAAAAGAGATACCAGTTCTTATCTTGTCAGCTACTGATTTAGATTCAGGTAAAAATGGAAATGTATCATACTATTTTAGTTCCATGACATCTGATAGAGCAAAATcgttttttgaaataaaaaaaaatactggagaaATCTTTCTTCGCAAAAAATTTaaaccagaaaagaaacaaacttatAAACTATTTATTGAAGCCAGAGATAATGGCAGTCCTCCTCTGAGCTCTGTTGTACCAGTTGTggtaaatattatcaataaacaaaacaatgctCCAGTGATTGAAGTAAATTTTTCAGAATTAACTGGAAACACAGCAACAATATCTGAAGCAATGGAAGTTGGCAGCTTCATTGCATATGTGAAAGTTGTTGACAATGATATTGGTTTGAATGGACAAGTGACATGTGACCTCCAGCATAATAAGTTCACTCTTCAGAGTCTTGGTCAGAAGAGATACAAAGTATCAGTAAAGAAGACTGTTGAtcgagaaagtgaaagtagaataaATTTCACAATAACTTGCAGTGACAGAGGAACTCCTTCTTTGAAAACAGAACATAAGTTTTCTCTCAAAGTAACTGATGTCAATGATGTAAAGCCACAATTCACAAAAGAAACATTCAAATTTTTAACATATGAAAACGAAAAGTCTAATTTCCCTGTTGGGTTCATTAATGCTACAGATCCTGACTTAGGGATTGGTGGAGACCTTACATATGCTTTACTTAGCAGTAACCAGCATGTTCTTCCTTTTGAAATTTCTGACTATGGATTTATTTTAGCAAAACAATCATTAGATCGGGAGCAGCAGAGTATTTATAAATTCAAAGTTTTAGTAAAGGACAATGGAACCCCTTCGTTAAATGATACAGCAAATGTTATTGTCGAAGTTAtggatgaaaatgacaatgctcCATATTTTGTCTTTCCCAGTGTGGATCCTTTCAGTCTTGATGTTTACTACCAACCTCAGAGTAGCAATGATATAACAACATTAAGAGCTTCAGACAGAGATATTCGGCAGAATGCCTTTCTGAAGTATGGAATAATGAAAGGTAACAATAGACAATTGTTTTCAGTGAATCCATACACTGGCGTCTTGTCCTTTTCTCGTACAGTTTACcaaaacgatgctggatcatatgCACTCAAGTTTTTCGTCAAAGACAGTGGTACTCCAGTTTTATCAGCAACAACTACTTTGTCTTTAACATTGACTGTAAGTAACAAATCTTCAACAAAATTTACTGCAGTTAATTTACAATCAGATGACAAAATAcatattaatctatttattataataattgttgcTGCAGTGACAGTGTCAGTATTACTGGTTGTCTCCATAACTATCTGCATTGTCAGAAGAAACAATCTACAAGGCAGCCAACATATATTTAGAACAGATCCACAGAAACGCCATGTTGGCAGGAATACAGAATCAGAATATTCTTGTGCAAAGCAAGTTTCATCTATTCATGAGAGCCCTGATGTCTTACAAAACATTGACAAAGATGAAGATCTGCCTCACATGTGGTCTAGAGGAAATCTTTCCTTAGAACATAAATCAAGCCAAAAACTCCGGGATCCTTCAATTGAGATCCACTGTCAAACACTTACCAGTGGAAATATTCct